One genomic segment of Brassica napus cultivar Da-Ae chromosome A3, Da-Ae, whole genome shotgun sequence includes these proteins:
- the LOC106347317 gene encoding FH protein interacting protein FIP2 has translation MDTTSELSSSMVRLNIGGKKFCTTIDTLTNREPDSMLAAMFSGRHAMSNESKTGYVFIDRDGKHFRHILNWLRDGIAPTLSDSDCSELLREADYYQLLGLKEILKASRRETGEVEAELTRVDIIKCIQSERVRFRGVNLSGIDLSKLDLSLVDFSYACLRNVFFSRTNLQLAKFRDADAEGSIFHNAILRECEFTSANLRGALLAGTSLQSANLQDACLVDCSFCGADLRSAHLQNADLTNANLEGANLEGANLKGAKLSNANFKGANLQRAYLRHVNLREAHLEGANLGGANMTGAIR, from the exons ATGGACACGACTTCTGAATTGTCCTCCTCCATGGTTCGACTTAACATTG GTGGGAAGAAGTTCTGTACCACCATTGATACTTTGACTAACCGTGAGCCTGACTCTATGCTCGCTGCCATGTTTAGTGGCCGTCACGCTATGTCCAACGAATCCAAAACG GGATATGTATTCATAGATAGAGACGGGAAGCACTTCCGACATATCTTAAACTGGCTGCGTGATGGCATTGCTCCTACTCTCTCAGATTCTGATTGTTCTGAGCTTTTGCGCGAAGCAGACTACTATCAGCTTCTT GGGCTGAAAGAAATATTAAAAGCTTCAAGGAGAGAAACTGGTGAGGTAGAAGCTGAACTAACGCGTGTGGATATCATCAAATGTATACAATCAGAAAGAGTCAGGTTCCGAGGAGTTAATCTTTCTGGAATTGATCTTTCTAAGCTG GACCTGTCCCTTGTGGATTTCAGCTATGCTTGTCTGAGGAATGTGTTTTTCTCTCGTACAAATCTTCAGTTAGCTAAATTTCGT GATGCTGATGCAGAGGGCTCCATCTTTCACAATGCTATTCTGCGCGA GTGTGAGTTTACTAGCGCAAACCTTAGAGGAGCGTTGTTAGCTGGTACAAGTCTTCAGAGTGCTAATTTACAAG ATGCATGCTTAGTGGACTGTAGCTTCTGTGGTGCAGATCTCCGCTCTGCACACTTGCAG AATGCAGACCTTACAAATGCCAACTTAGAAGGAGCAAATTTAGAAGGTGCAAATTTGAAG GGTGCAAAGTTGAGTAATGCCAACTTCAAAGGAGCGAACCTTCAGCGAGCTTACTTGAGGCATGTGAATCTTCGAGAAGCG CATTTGGAAGGGGCAAACCTTGGTGGTGCTAATATGACCGGTGCTATCCGATAA
- the LOC111214377 gene encoding CASP-like protein 2D1 gives MRDNNTREGERTSKQQPQVPMSLKLVDTCLRLSVVPLSVATIWLTVSNHQSNPDYGNLDYNSIMGLKYMVGVSAVCAIYALLSTISSWIACLVSKAWLFFVPDQVLAYLMTTSVAGATEIVYLLNKGDKPVTWSEVCSSYPHFCSKLTIALGLHVFVLFAFLFLSVISAYRAFSLFDPPCDPQTNNNA, from the exons ATGAGAGACAACAACacaagagaaggagagagaactTCAAAGCAGCAACCACAAGTTCCTATGTCTTTGAAGCTCGTAGATACATGTCTGAGGCTAAGTGTGGTTCCCCTAAGTGTTGCAACCATCTGGTTAACTGTCAGTAACCACCAATCCAACCCTGACTACGGAAATTTAGACTACAACTCCATCATGGGTCTCAA GTATATGGTTGGTGTTAGTGCTGTGTGTGCGATTTATGCTCTGCTCTCTACTATCTCTTCATGGATTGCATGTTTAGTGTCCAAAGCTTGGCTCTTCTTTGTCCCTGACCAG gTTTTAGCTTATTTGATGACAACATCAGTAGCAGGAGCAACAGAGATAGTGTATCTACTTAACAAAGGAGATAAACCAGTGACATGGAGTGAAGTGTGTTCTTCTTACCCACACTTTTGCTCAAAACTCACAATTGCTTTGGGGCTTCATGTCTTTGTTCTCTTCGCTTTCTTATTTCTCTCTGTCATTTCTGCTTATAGAGCTTTTAGTCTCTTTGATCCTCCTTGTGATCCTCAAACCAATAATAATGCTTAA
- the LOC106351589 gene encoding uncharacterized protein LOC106351589: protein MKDISKSPARRNNDGFHRYLKPGALAQIRNSRINSRSTSLVSLSLSPPPIDPPSSPSAANNLTVDQVPHLLRKIYGPYSFQRKKLGAARPMMMMMMANLNNPIIESSGGSGSDVIAH from the coding sequence ATGAAAGACATCTCTAAATCTCCGGCGAGAAGAAACAACGACGGATTCCACCGCTACTTAAAACCAGGGGCCCTCGCTCAGATCCGAAACTCCAGAATCAACTCCAGATCAACCTCTCTCGTATCCCTCTCCCTCTCGCCGCCTCCGATCGATCCCCCGTCGTCCCCGTCCGCGGCGAACAATCTGACGGTGGATCAGGTGCCGCATCTCCTGAGGAAGATCTACGGTCCGTACAGTTTCCAGAGGAAGAAACTGGGCGCTGCTAGgccgatgatgatgatgatgatggcgaATCTGAACAATCCTATAATTGAATCGAGCGGAGGAAGCGGCAGTGATGTAATTGCTCATTGA
- the LOC106347315 gene encoding protein translation factor SUI1 homolog translates to MVELDIQVPSAFDPFAEAQESDAPGTKEYIHVRIQQRNGKKSLTTVQGLKKAYSYEKILKDLKKDFCCNGNVVQDKELGKIIQLQGDQRKKVSHFLVQTGIAKKEQIKIHGF, encoded by the coding sequence ATGGTTGAGCTAGACATCCAAGTTCCATCAGCATTCGACCCATTCGCAGAAGCTCAAGAATCAGATGCACCAGGGACCAAAGAGTACATCCACGTCAGGATCCAGCAGAGGAATGGGAAAAAGAGCTTGACGACTGTTCAAGGTCTGAAGAAAGCGTACAGCTACGAGAAGATTCTCAAGGATCTGAAGAAAGACTTCTGCTGCAACGGGAACGTGGTGCAGGACAAGGAGCTTGGGAAGATCATTCAGCTCCAGGGTGATCAGAGGAAGAAAGTGTCTCATTTTTTGGTTCAAACTGGGATCGCTAAGAAGGAACAGATCAAGATCCACGGTTTCTAA
- the LOC106347314 gene encoding uncharacterized protein LOC106347314 isoform X1, giving the protein MSIVRDMDKERHAENSHTTSGDPLAKRKRGRPRKHFKLDDSNNNRSPPGFSRTQHQDEALVGQHVTGVIEATFEDGFLLSVKVGGSDTMLRGVVFKPGHFHPLSADNDVAPHVPMIRRNNDLVDHRRSAAQRGRKSRLHEKRGARALVPVPIQPKPLLPPVHHGHIQTETESQASGASNGKPFETLFTQVMEKGRVHAESEEQALSIEPLQAIHPVHPVHMPKPMPSNGRGNMTELLQAVQENVRETHFSQGQ; this is encoded by the exons ATGTCTATA GTAAGAGATATGGACAAGGAAAGGCATGCGGAGAACAGCCACACTACCTCCGGAGATCCCTTGGCCAAACGGAAACGAGGTCGCCCGAGGAAACACTTCAAGCTCGACGACTCCAACAACAACCGTTCTCCTCCAGGTTTTAGCAGGACTCAGCACCAGGATGAAGCTTTGGTCGGACAACATGTTACTGGCGTGATCGAGGCAACCTTTGAAGACGGGTTCTTGCTTTCAGTTAAGGTTGGGGGTTCAGACACCATGCTTAGAGGTGTGGTGTTCAAGCCTGGTCACTTCCATCCTCTATCGGCTGACAACGACGTTGCTCCTCACGTTCCAATGATCAGAAGAAACAATGACCTTGTGGATCATCGTAGATCAGCAGCTCAACGAGGTCGCAAATCGAGGTTACATGAGAAGCGTGGTGCTAGAGCATTGGTTCCTGTCCCTATTCAGCCTAAGCCTCTTTTGCCTCCGGTCCACCACGGTCATATCCAGACCGAGACCGAGTCTCAAGCGAGTGGAGCTAGTAACGGCAAACCATTTGAGACGCTATTTACACAAGTGATGGAGAAAGGTCGAGTCCACGCCGAGTCGGAGGAGCAGGCTCTGTCTATTGAGCCGTTGCAGGCGATACACCCTGTGCATCCAGTCCATATGCCAAAACCTATGCCGAGTAATGGACGAGGCAACATGACAGAGCTTCTTCAG GCCGTGCAGGAGAATGTGAGAGAGACCCATTTTTCACAAGGACAATGA
- the LOC106347314 gene encoding uncharacterized protein LOC106347314 isoform X2, with protein sequence MDKERHAENSHTTSGDPLAKRKRGRPRKHFKLDDSNNNRSPPGFSRTQHQDEALVGQHVTGVIEATFEDGFLLSVKVGGSDTMLRGVVFKPGHFHPLSADNDVAPHVPMIRRNNDLVDHRRSAAQRGRKSRLHEKRGARALVPVPIQPKPLLPPVHHGHIQTETESQASGASNGKPFETLFTQVMEKGRVHAESEEQALSIEPLQAIHPVHPVHMPKPMPSNGRGNMTELLQAVQENVRETHFSQGQ encoded by the exons ATGGACAAGGAAAGGCATGCGGAGAACAGCCACACTACCTCCGGAGATCCCTTGGCCAAACGGAAACGAGGTCGCCCGAGGAAACACTTCAAGCTCGACGACTCCAACAACAACCGTTCTCCTCCAGGTTTTAGCAGGACTCAGCACCAGGATGAAGCTTTGGTCGGACAACATGTTACTGGCGTGATCGAGGCAACCTTTGAAGACGGGTTCTTGCTTTCAGTTAAGGTTGGGGGTTCAGACACCATGCTTAGAGGTGTGGTGTTCAAGCCTGGTCACTTCCATCCTCTATCGGCTGACAACGACGTTGCTCCTCACGTTCCAATGATCAGAAGAAACAATGACCTTGTGGATCATCGTAGATCAGCAGCTCAACGAGGTCGCAAATCGAGGTTACATGAGAAGCGTGGTGCTAGAGCATTGGTTCCTGTCCCTATTCAGCCTAAGCCTCTTTTGCCTCCGGTCCACCACGGTCATATCCAGACCGAGACCGAGTCTCAAGCGAGTGGAGCTAGTAACGGCAAACCATTTGAGACGCTATTTACACAAGTGATGGAGAAAGGTCGAGTCCACGCCGAGTCGGAGGAGCAGGCTCTGTCTATTGAGCCGTTGCAGGCGATACACCCTGTGCATCCAGTCCATATGCCAAAACCTATGCCGAGTAATGGACGAGGCAACATGACAGAGCTTCTTCAG GCCGTGCAGGAGAATGTGAGAGAGACCCATTTTTCACAAGGACAATGA
- the LOC106352519 gene encoding putative F-box/LRR-repeat protein At1g56400 yields the protein MDPSDQADRISNLPDILLVLIISCLSFKECVQTSCLSKRWRSVYLETRNVSFKESDFLSPSVYANPISWIRARDAFVDYVCSWVARIDDQHIDTFGISVSYPKTYLDVIESLIAFAVRKRVKALVLDFSNPAWTTFHDVNLDELVVEIPQSVYDLATLESLKLGAVKQFDPTKLSNPGKLKTVSFGWMVLTNFEPLLKTSRFESLTINGCRELDFDTIEGNMRKVAIKNCDFSINCTFDLPRVDILKYSGDLFRFEFDNMNTIISEVEFDFRVLDNNNDESNDSTTAEGGMLCHLLNNLLDDGGRTATTLTVCPFLLKVCI from the coding sequence ATGGATCCGAGTGATCAAGCAGACAGAATCTCAAATCTACCAGATATTCTTTTGGTCCTCATCATTTCATGCTTATCTTTCAAGGAATGTGTTCAAACCAGTtgcctttccaagcggtggagATCTGTCTATCTTGAGACGAGGAATGTTTCTTTCAAGGAATCCGACTTCTTGAGCCCTTCTGTCTACGCAAATCCCATAAGTTGGATTAGGGCGAGGGATGCGTTTGTTGATTACGTGTGTAGCTGGGTCGCTAGAATCGATGATCAACACATCGATACATTCGGGATTTCTGTCTCGTATCCAAAGACTTACTTGGATGTGATCGAGTCCCTGATAGCGTTCGCGGTCCGAAAAAGAGTCAAGGCCTTGGTTCTTGATTTCTCAAACCCGGCATGGACAACCTTTCATGATGTCAACCTTGATGAGTTGGTTGTTGAAATCCCCCAAAGCGTCTATGATCTAGCGACTCTCGAGTCGTTGAAACTTGGAGCGGTTAAGCAGTTTGACCCAACAAAACTATCAAACCCAGGGAAGCTCAAAACCGTCTCTTTCGGCTGGATGGTACTGACGAATTTTGAACCTTTGCTAAAGACTTCAAGGTTTGAGAGTTTAACTATCAATGGCTGCCGGGAACTTGATTTCGATACGATAGAAGGGAATATGAGGAAAGTTGCAATCAAAAACTGCGACTTTTCCATTAACTGCACCTTTGACCTCCCTAGAGTTGACATACTCAAGTACTCTGGAGATCTTTTCCGCTTCGAATTCGATAATATGAATACCATCATAAGCGAAGTTGAATTTGATTTCCGGGTGTTGGACAATAACAATGATGAATCAAATGATTCGACCACCGCAGAAGGAGGCATGCTTTGTCATCTCCTTAACAATCTCCTTGATGATGGTGGTCGAACTGCTACGACCTTAACGGTCTGTCCGTTTCTACTCAAGGTATGTATTTAG
- the LOC106347313 gene encoding hypersensitive-induced response protein 1-like: protein MAVRCPTCDNASGDHIVFNLQQRRFSSFSFHQKKNEIAKAVEEELEKAMSAYGFEILQTLIVDTEPDEHVKQAMNQ from the exons ATGGCCGTTAGATGTCCGACATGCGACAATGCTTCTGGTGACCACATCGTGTTCAATCTGCAGCAGAGGAGGTTCTCTTCCTTTTCGTTCCACCAAAAG AAGAATGAAATTGCCAAAGCTGTTGAAGAGGAGCTCGAGAAGGCAATGTCTGCTTACGGTTTTGAGATTTTGCAAACTCTCATCGTTGACACTGAGCCTGATGAACATGTCAAACAAGCCATGAACCAGTG